The genomic stretch CCTTGCCGAACTTGAGGCGGAATGCGGTCGCAAGTTCCGGACGCAATGCTTCGGCACCAGCGATAATCAGGCGGACATACTTGAGCGCCATCGGGTGCACGTAGCGGCTAATCGTAAACGCACGCAAGAAGGTCGGGGTCGCGACGAACGCCGTAACGCGGAATTCCGCACATACGCGGGCCATGGTCTTCACGTCGGTCGGGTCGGCAACCGTCACGATGGGGCAACCTTCGGTAAGGTTCAAGAGCGTAGTCACCGTGAGGCCGAAGCTATGGAACAGCGGGAGTTCCGAAAGCATCACGTCGTTGCGCGTCACGTTGAAAATACAAGCGAGCTGCTGGATATTGCCCATCAGGTTCCTGTGGCTCAGCATCACGCCCTTCGGGGTACCTTCAGAGCCCGAACTGAACATGATGGCGGCAATGCTGTCGAGGCTCACGCGCTTGCGGAACAAGAACTTGATGAGCCATGCGGGCGCAATCATGCAGAAGAACATGTAGAACGCGATCTTCGCCTTCGGAATTTCCTTCATCAGGTCTTCGGCGTAGAGCAGGTTCAGGTTCTCGCCCGCTATCTTCGAATAGTCGTTTCCGCGGCCCTTGAGCTTTTCAACGAACATGCGGCTCGAGACGACCGTCTTCACGTCGGCGCGGGCGGCACAGAACTTCACGTTGTCGACCGACGAGGTGTAGTTCAGGTTCACGTTGGTCTTGCCACAGAGCCAGAGCGCGAGGTTCACAATCACGCCCGCCGGAGAAGGCGGGAGCATAATGCCCACGTTCTGTTCTTCGGGCCCAACCTTTTTCCTCAAGAGCTTGCTGAACGCGATAACCGCGCCCATGAGCTTGTAGCCCGAGAAGTGCCCGCCGTCCGGATTGTAGATGGCAGGGCCGTTCTTCACGTACTTCTTGTACGTCTTGATCCAGGCGTCGCCGACCGGCTTCACGAACGAGACGGAGTAGTTCCAGGCGTCGATGGAAATCTTGCGGATGATGGCACGAACCTTGTTCGCGGGCGTCGTCGCATCGATAGGCGCACTGAAAGCGATGGTCACGGTACGTTCGGCGCTCGCGCCGTACATGTTGGAGCCGCTGTAGCTGAAGTTCGAGCCCCAGAGGCCCTGGATGTAGAACGGCACGACGGTCGCATCGGTACCTTCCACCGCCTTGGAATAATCTATGCTGAAGGGTTCAACGTGCGGGGAACGGGAAACTTCGCCCGTCGGGAAGATGACCACCGCATGGCCTTCCATGAGGCGGTCGTGAATCTTCTTCATCGCCTCTTCGGGGTGGCGGTTGTCTATACGGATGCTTCCCAGGCGCTTGAGCATGGAACGCAGGTACCACTTCTCGAAATGGTCCTTGTTGCTCGCGATGCACAGCGGGCGCGGGCAGGCCATCTGCACCATGGCCCAGTCGATGAAGCTGTGGTGGTTACCGACCAAGAGCACCGGTCCGTCATTCGGGATATTGCCCACATTGAGCACGCGGATCTTGTAACGGCTAAAGACAAGGCGCAAGAGCGAGCGGACGAGGGCCTGCGGAAGGTTCGAAATGGACCAGTAGAAAACGCCCACCGATATGACGGCCAGCCCGATGAAATAGTATTGCGGCTGTATGTCCGTGTAACGCACCATAGTAGAATACACGAACAGGAACACCACAAGTACTAGCGCCTGGATAAGATTCGCAAGCGCAAGCACCCAGCCGGAATTGTTGGGGCGCGTGTTGTACTGCAGAAGGGCGTTCACCGGCACGAGGAACATGCCCCCGAAGATAC from Fibrobacter sp. encodes the following:
- a CDS encoding MFS transporter encodes the protein MWKVKGSIRYFLSILAMTFVQCGVFIYAQKILSGSFSDSDTGQIWQTFMLQVFFLAPYVLMIWPAGFFTNRFSKNKILAWSALFMTAFVIAQAVLVSCNCPRVAFWLSIGLSSGFAVHSAAKYAIVREMFGVHNLSYANAFLQIFSIIGVITSSWLVIVGINLIDLESLVRYEAVGFLLSKSVVIPWILTGVSVLGTVASFLVPKVKYEDHNIKFSVARRRLSFGWRHRTLRATIITLSMFWAMAQVFILMFQDVSGSQTVATLQNFLSFTIVGLMVGSIIAAHNSKDFIETGFIPLGMAGASICMFLIPFMVHPVALSILYSAIGIFGGMFLVPVNALLQYNTRPNNSGWVLALANLIQALVLVVFLFVYSTMVRYTDIQPQYYFIGLAVISVGVFYWSISNLPQALVRSLLRLVFSRYKIRVLNVGNIPNDGPVLLVGNHHSFIDWAMVQMACPRPLCIASNKDHFEKWYLRSMLKRLGSIRIDNRHPEEAMKKIHDRLMEGHAVVIFPTGEVSRSPHVEPFSIDYSKAVEGTDATVVPFYIQGLWGSNFSYSGSNMYGASAERTVTIAFSAPIDATTPANKVRAIIRKISIDAWNYSVSFVKPVGDAWIKTYKKYVKNGPAIYNPDGGHFSGYKLMGAVIAFSKLLRKKVGPEEQNVGIMLPPSPAGVIVNLALWLCGKTNVNLNYTSSVDNVKFCAARADVKTVVSSRMFVEKLKGRGNDYSKIAGENLNLLYAEDLMKEIPKAKIAFYMFFCMIAPAWLIKFLFRKRVSLDSIAAIMFSSGSEGTPKGVMLSHRNLMGNIQQLACIFNVTRNDVMLSELPLFHSFGLTVTTLLNLTEGCPIVTVADPTDVKTMARVCAEFRVTAFVATPTFLRAFTISRYVHPMALKYVRLIIAGAEALRPELATAFRLKFGKEIYEGYGCTETAPVASINTENNLHSDYMTMQVNNKPGTVGMALPGSQFLIVDPDTNEPLPTGEAGMILIGGCQVMVGYLKDPERTKDVTVMIGGKRYYRTGDKGYLDEDGFLTIVDRYSRFAKLGGEMVSLGAVEKKIQDTPVLEGCDYVVTSIPDSAKGEKIVLLYQGEKDPKDVLSELRASGFPPIMLPAAAFAVEKVPKLGTGKADFTTAKKLAKELAGMK